ATATTTTTTATTATATCTTTTTTCGGAAAAAGCTTGACAGAATCCACACAGCTTGCTATAATAAATTGCTGTCTGAACAGACACGCCGCACACAAGGCGCGATGCCGCGTTTTGTGTGTACCCTTGGTCCTGTGATTGCAGGACCCTTAAGTCCAAAAGGAGGTGCTACAAAATGGCAAAGTACGAAACCATGCTGATTACCAGCGCCGCTCTCGACGAGGAGGCTACCGCCGCTCTGGTTGGTAAGTTCAAGTCCCTGATCGAGGCTAACGGTACGATCGATTCCATCGACGAGTGGGGCAAGCGCCGTCTGGCCTACCCCATCAACGACGAGGAGGAAGGCGTTTACACCGTGATCGACTTCACCAGCGAGCCCAGCTTCCCTGCTGAGCTGGACCGTGTGTACAAGATCACTGAAGGTGTTATGCGCAGCCTGATCATTGCTCACGAGGAGTAATTCTTCTGTGACAGAAAGGGAGACCGTAAAATGTTGAATGTTGTTGCCATCATGGGCCGTCTTGTGGCGGATCCCGAACTGCGCACCACCCCGCAGGGTACCAATGTGTGCAGCTTCCGCATTGCCTGTGACCGCAATTTTGCGCGTCAGGGCGAGCAGCGTCAGGCCGATTTCATCGATATCGTTGCATGGCGTCAGCAGGCCGAGTTTGTTAGCAAGTATTTCCAGAAGGGCAGTCTGATTGCCATTGAAGGCAGTCTTCAGACCCGCCAGTATCAGGATAAGAACGGCAACAACCGCACCGCTGTGGAAGTGGTAGCCAACAATATCAACTTTGCAGGCTCCAAAAACAGCAATGCAGGCGGCGGAGCAAATTATCAGAATCATTCTGCTCCCGCCTACCAGAACGCAGCGCCTGCCCGCCCGGCCGCTGTGGAGGCAGCTCCCAGCTACTCTGCCGGCAATGCAGACGACTTCGCCGTCATCGACGACAGCGACGACCTGCCGTTCTGACACGAAACGGTCAATCCGTTAAAAATCCAATAGGAGGTAATAAGCAATGGCTTTTGAAAGAACCGAAGGCTCTCGCCCCGCACGCCCCATGCGTCGCGGCCGCAAGAAGGTTTGCAGCTTCTGTGTCGATCGTATCGACACCATCGATTACAAGGACGTGCCCCGTCTGCGTAAGTACGTCTCTGAGCGTGCAAAGATCATTCCCCGCCGTGTGACCGGCACCTGCGCTTATCATCAGCGCGCACTGACCATCGCCATCAAGCGTGCTCGTCACGTTGCTCTGATGCCCTACGTCAGTGACTAATCTTTAAAGAATCAACTCAATCAAAATAATCAGCAATCAGCAAAGCGCTCTCACCGATGACAAGGTGGGAGCGCTTTTTTGTCTTTTCCTCCGGCCCGGATGTGCTATACTGACCTCAGGAGGCGTTTTATTCTTTTTTGAGGAGGTTTTTGTCATGAAAAAACGGTATCTTAGACTTGCGGCGCTGACGGCCGGTGTGCTACTGGCCGCACAGACCGGTCTTTCCGCTGCTGCGCTTTCTACCTTTGATGCCGCATACTACGCTGCACAGTATCCGGATGTTGCGGCCGTATGCGGCAATGACGAGGGTGCACTGCTGCGTCATTATCTGGATCACGGCATTGACGAAGGCCGCAAGCCTTCTGCGGACGGCATTGCCGGTGATGACGAGCTTTCTTTGACCGAAGCGCAGTTTTCTTCCGTCTGGTCGCCGGTGGCCATCAACAAGCTGGCCCACTACAAGTCTCTCAAGCGCAAATGCACCGATGAGGAGTTTGCGCAGGCATATCAGGAAGCGCTGAAAGTGGTCACACCGCTGGCGCTCATGAGCCGGGAAGACCAGCTTTACGGCATTGCCTCTGCCCTGCGTGCGGTGGTGGATGATGGCTCCATGGCTTACTCTATGGAAGCCAACCATTACAACGACCCCTACGGTTATTTTGTACTGCGCACAGCATCCTGTGCCGGGTGTGCCCGGGCCACCGCTCTGTGTCTGGACATTCTGGGCATCCCATATGAGCATGTGAACGAGAACCAGTACAGCCACCAGTGGTGCCGCGTGCCCATGGAGGACGGCAGCTACTGGATCTGCGATGCGTTTGGCCTGTACTGCGGCCCGGAACCCGAACCCTATCAGCACCCGTATTTTTGAAAAAGCGGATAAACCATTTCAAAACCATGCAATGTCCGGCAGGCTGTGTTATCTGCCGGGCATTGCTTTTTTCTTTCTCCTTTTATAAAACCACTGCTCTATGTTGAAAAGTTACAAATTGGTACGGTTTTACCGGTTGTTTCTGATTTGTACCGGGAATTTGCGGAACTGTCGGCACATTTTGATTCGCACGCAATTCAATCTGCACAAAAGCAGCTCAGAATGCTATGCAATTTTCACGAAAACACTTTTGGGTTATTGATTTTTTATACAAATTATGCCATACTATAGTCACTGAAAACGTTCCCGACAACGTTCCCGAATCTATTACCGAAAGTGAGGTACTCCGACAAAATGCCGAATCTGACCATTAAGGACATTGCCCGGATCAGCGGCTGCTCGGTAAGCACCATTTCTCGTGTCATCAACGACCGGCCCGATGTCCGGCCCGAGACCAAGGAGCATGTACTCAAGGTAATGCGGGAGGCCGGGTTCGTGCCCAACACCAATGCACGACAGCTGAAGATCCAGCAGTCCCGCAGTCTGGTGTTCGTGGTCAAAGGCACCCGCAATCTCTTCTTCTCGGACTTCTTAGTCCAGCTGCAGCGGGCCGCCACCCTGTATGGCTACAATGGCATCGTTTCCTATTTGGATGAAAACGCCAACGAGGTCGATGCCGCCGAAAAGATCCTGCGGGAGATCAAGCCCAAAGGTATGATCTTTCTAGGCGGCAGCGTAGCCAACTTCAAAAAAGGCTTTGCCAACATCACAGTCCCCTCGGTGCTGACCACACTGGTCTCCGACGAGCTGGACTTTCCCAATCTTTCCATGGTGGGCGTGGATGACCGCGCTGCAGCCTACACTGCTGTGGACTACCTCATCCAGCAAGGGCATCGTAAGATCGCAGTGCTGGGTGGTCCGGTCACCAGTTATCCCAGCGTGATGCGCCGCGAGGGTGCACAGCAGGCGATGCAGGACGCGGGCATCCTGTTCAGCGACAAGCTGTACGGCCTGTCCAACTACGATTTTGAGTCTGCCTATCACGCCGTGAACAGCCTGCTGGCCCGCCGGGCCGACTTCACCGCCCTGTTCGCCATGAGCGATGTGATTGCCTTAGGTGCCATCCGCGCGCTGGCGAGCGCCGGGCTGCGGGTGCCGGAGGATGTTTCGGTGATCGGCTTTGACGGCATCACGATGTCCCGTTACTGTGTGCCTGTTCTGACTACCGTTGTGCAGCCCAGTGAACAGATCTCGCTGCAGAGCATTGAGTTGCTGGTGCGGCAGATCGAGCACGGTGCCCCGGCCCAGACCATCACCTTGCAGCCGGAGTTGCAGCAGGGCGAAAGCGTAAGAGCCATCTGAAAAACTCCTTCCACCGCTGACGCGGTCCCCCTCCCTCACGGAGGGAGGCTTTGGCAGTACGGTAGGTTTCACCTCTTCGCCAGAGGCTCCCTCTTTGAGGGAGCTGGCACGACGCAAGTCGTGACTGAAGGAGTTTCCTAATTTGTTTTCCCTCCGTCAGGGGACGGAGATTTTGAAATAGTTTATTTTTAATAAGAAGGAGAACTTATTATGAAGAAAATGATTACTCGTCGTAACTTCCTGAAGGCCGCTGGCGTTTCCGCCGCTGCTCTGGGTCTGGCTGCCTGCGGCGGCTCCTCCAGCAGCACCGCTTCCTCTGCTGCCAGCTCTACCGCTGCTTCCAGCACCGCTGCAAAGGCAGACGGCAAGGTCTACTACCTGAACTTCAAGCCCGAGCAGGATCAGGATTGGCAGGATCTGGCCGCTGAGTACACCAAGGAGACCGGCGTGCCTGTGACCGTTGTCACCGCCGCTTCTGGCCAGTACGAGACCACCCTGATGAGCGAGATGGAGAAGAGCGAGGCTCCCACCCTGTTCCAGGTGAACGGCCCTGTTGGTCTGGCAAACTGGAAGGATTACTGCTACGATCTGTCCGGCAGCCAGCTGTACGGTGAGCTGACCAGCGACTCTTTCGCACTGAAGGATGGCGACGCTGTGGCTGCCATCGCCTACGTCCTCGAGACCTACGGCATCATCTACAACAAGGAACTGCTGACCGCCGCTGGCTATACCCAGGACGACATCAAGGGCTTTGCCGATCTGAAGAAGGTCGCTGACGATATTCAGGCACGCAAGGCTGAGCTGGGCGTGGACGGTGCTTTCACTTCTGCCGGCATGGACAGTTCTTCTGACTGGCGCTTCAAGACCCATCTGGCAAACCTGCCCATCTACTACGAGTACAAGGCAGACGGCATCAGCTCTACCGACGCCATCAAGGGCACCTATCTGGACAACTACAAGCAGATCTGGGATCTGTACATCACCGATTCCACCTGTGACCCCACCCTGCTGGCTTCCAAGACCGGCAACGACGCTGTGGCTGAGTTTGTGGGCAAGAAGGCTGTGTTCTACCAGAACGGCACTTGGGCTTACAATGACGTGAAGGATCTGGGCGACGACAACCTGGGTATGCTGCCCATCTACATCGGCGTGGATGGCGAGGAGAATCAGGGCCTGTGCACCGGTTCCGAGAACTTCTGGTGCGTGAACAACAACTCTTCTGATGCCGATATTCAGGCTACTCTGGACTTCCTGTACTGGTGCGTCACCTCTGAGGCCGGCACCAGCGCGATGGCTGACAAGATGGGCTTCGTCATCCCCTTCAAGAAGGCTAAGGACTCCACCAACCCCCTGATCACCATTGCAAACCAGTATGTGGCCGACGGCAAGACCAGTGTGGACTGGTGCTTCTCCACCATGCCTTCCGAGGAGTGGAAGAACGGCGTGGGCAGCGCTCTGACCGCTTACGCAGCAGGCACCGGCGACTGGGACGGCGTTGTGACCGCCTTCGTTGATGGCTGGGCTAAGGAATACAAGCTGGCAAACGGCTAAGCTCCTGATCGGTCTATAAAAAAGAACTGAACAGGGAGGCGGGCGAAGAAGTTCGCCCCGCCTCCCCTTTTTTGTTAACCACTCCGCATATAGGAGGTACATCATGCAAAAAGCCATCAGCAAATATTGGCCGGTGTTCGTGCTGCCCACGCTGCTCGCGTTCATCATCGGCTTTATCTGGCCCTTCATCTGGGGCATTTACCTTTCGTTCCAGCGGTTCACTACTGTTAGCAAGACCACCTTTGTGGGCATCCAGAACTACATCAACGTATTTCAGGATTCCACCTTCCTGCACGCCTTCGGCTTTACCGCAGCGTTCACTGTAGTATCCACCGTGCTCATCAACGTCTGCGCCTTTGCCATTGCGCTGGTGCTCACCCGCGGCATCCGCGGCACCAACATCTTCCGTACCGTCTACTTCATGCCCAACCTGATCGGCGGC
Above is a genomic segment from Faecalibacterium taiwanense containing:
- a CDS encoding ABC transporter substrate-binding protein encodes the protein MKKMITRRNFLKAAGVSAAALGLAACGGSSSSTASSAASSTAASSTAAKADGKVYYLNFKPEQDQDWQDLAAEYTKETGVPVTVVTAASGQYETTLMSEMEKSEAPTLFQVNGPVGLANWKDYCYDLSGSQLYGELTSDSFALKDGDAVAAIAYVLETYGIIYNKELLTAAGYTQDDIKGFADLKKVADDIQARKAELGVDGAFTSAGMDSSSDWRFKTHLANLPIYYEYKADGISSTDAIKGTYLDNYKQIWDLYITDSTCDPTLLASKTGNDAVAEFVGKKAVFYQNGTWAYNDVKDLGDDNLGMLPIYIGVDGEENQGLCTGSENFWCVNNNSSDADIQATLDFLYWCVTSEAGTSAMADKMGFVIPFKKAKDSTNPLITIANQYVADGKTSVDWCFSTMPSEEWKNGVGSALTAYAAGTGDWDGVVTAFVDGWAKEYKLANG
- a CDS encoding single-stranded DNA-binding protein; the protein is MLNVVAIMGRLVADPELRTTPQGTNVCSFRIACDRNFARQGEQRQADFIDIVAWRQQAEFVSKYFQKGSLIAIEGSLQTRQYQDKNGNNRTAVEVVANNINFAGSKNSNAGGGANYQNHSAPAYQNAAPARPAAVEAAPSYSAGNADDFAVIDDSDDLPF
- a CDS encoding LacI family DNA-binding transcriptional regulator, whose product is MPNLTIKDIARISGCSVSTISRVINDRPDVRPETKEHVLKVMREAGFVPNTNARQLKIQQSRSLVFVVKGTRNLFFSDFLVQLQRAATLYGYNGIVSYLDENANEVDAAEKILREIKPKGMIFLGGSVANFKKGFANITVPSVLTTLVSDELDFPNLSMVGVDDRAAAYTAVDYLIQQGHRKIAVLGGPVTSYPSVMRREGAQQAMQDAGILFSDKLYGLSNYDFESAYHAVNSLLARRADFTALFAMSDVIALGAIRALASAGLRVPEDVSVIGFDGITMSRYCVPVLTTVVQPSEQISLQSIELLVRQIEHGAPAQTITLQPELQQGESVRAI
- the rpsF gene encoding 30S ribosomal protein S6 — protein: MAKYETMLITSAALDEEATAALVGKFKSLIEANGTIDSIDEWGKRRLAYPINDEEEGVYTVIDFTSEPSFPAELDRVYKITEGVMRSLIIAHEE
- the rpsR gene encoding 30S ribosomal protein S18; translation: MAFERTEGSRPARPMRRGRKKVCSFCVDRIDTIDYKDVPRLRKYVSERAKIIPRRVTGTCAYHQRALTIAIKRARHVALMPYVSD